In one Amyelois transitella isolate CPQ chromosome 22, ilAmyTran1.1, whole genome shotgun sequence genomic region, the following are encoded:
- the LOC106133241 gene encoding cytochrome P450 6B5 — MIGAVLALLSLLLFVVYHASTWKFNYWKKRKVPFLQPAPIVGNYGPYIMQKQYVGHTAQEICEKFPNEPYFGAFYGTEPTLMVQHPEMIKTVMTKDFYFFNSREIANYTHKELVTQSIFFTYGDKWKVLRQNLTPIFSSAKMKNMFHLIDKCAHVFENMLDRELKTDNEQYVRPLMTRFTMDCIGSCAFGIETNTMAPNYENNPFTVMGTLIFSDSYYRNIKNIGRAIWPAIFYGLGMQNFPIDIGKSFTKLMKEVFADRQNKPSNRNDFIDLILNWKKESCITGDKIQNMKGDINEKVSLEVNDDLLVSQISSFFAAGYETSATTMHYTLYELAKNQEAQQRVLDEIDEYLLRHKNKIGFDCITDLPFTDACFNEVLRLYPVLGILTREVVDDYTLPCGAVIEKGVRVHIPVHHLHHNPDFFPDPEEFRPERFYGDEKRNIKPYTYIPFGEGPRLCMGMRFAKMQMSAGIMTVLKKYRVELAADTPRKVTQFEATTMVTLPKEKIKLKFVEREGWQQRQYSA, encoded by the exons atgatCGGTGCAGTCCTCGCGCTACTgtctttacttttatttgtcGTATACCATGCGTCCACATGGAAATTCAATTACTGGAAAAAGAGGAAGGTACCGTTCTTGCAACCAGCACCTATCGTGGGGAACTATGGGCCGTACATCATGCAGAAACAATACGTCGGACACACGGCGCAAGAAATATGTGAGAAGTTTCCGAACGAACCATACTTTGGAGCGTTTTATGGCACGGAACCAACCCTGATGGTACAGCATCCAGAGATGATCAAAACGGTTATGACCAAAGACTTCTATTTCTTCAACAGCCGAGAAATAGCTAATTACACTCACAAAGAATTAGTCACACAAAGCATATTCTTTACCTACGGGGACAAGTGGAAAGTGTTGAGGCAGAACCTGACGCCTATCTTCTCGTCTGCAAAAATGAAGAACATGTTCCACTTGATTGACAAATGTGCTCATGTGTTTGAAAATATGTTAGATCGTGAATTGAAAACGGATAATGAGCAATATGTGAGGCCCCTGATGACAAGATTTACCATGGATTGCATCGGATCATGTGCTTTTGGTATTGAAACAAATACAATGGCAccaaactatgaaaataatccCTTTACAGTGATGGGAACCCTGATATTTTCAGACTCGTATTACAGAAACATTAAGAACATCGGCAGAGCCATTTGGCCAGCAATATTTTACGGTTTGGGGATGCAAAATTTTCCAATTGATATTGGTAAGTCGTtcacaaaattaatgaaagaAGTGTTTGCAGATCGCCAAAACAAACCTTCAAACAGAAATGATTTCATTGATCTGATATTGAATTGGAAGAAGGAAAGCTGTATAACTGGAGATAAAATACAGAATATGAAAGGAgatataaatgagaaagtaaGTTTGGAAGTTAACGATGACTTGCTTGTAAGTCAGATTTCTAGTTTTTTCGCCGCTGGATATGAAACTTCAGCTACGACAATGCATTACACTTTGTATGAGCTTGCGAAAAATCAGGAGGCACAACAGCGAGTATTAGATGAAATAGACGAGTACCTACTacgtcataaaaataaaattgggtTTGATTGTATTACGGACCTGCCATTTACTGATGCCTGTTTTAACGAAGTTCTTCGTTTGTACCCGGTTCTTGGAATTTTGACCCGTGAAGTGGTAGACGACTATACCCTGCCATGTGGAGCTGTCATAGAGAAAGGAGTACGTGTTCATATACCAGTGCATCATTTGCAtcacaatccagatttcttccCTGATCCGGAAGAGTTCAGGCCTGAAAGATTTTACGGCGATGAGAAGAGAAATATCAAGCCCTACACTTATATACCATTTGGTGAAGGACCTCGTCTGTGCATGG GCATGCGATTTGCAAAAATGCAGATGTCAGCTGGTATAATGACGGTCTTGAAGAAGTACCGAGTGGAGCTGGCTGCGGACACGCCTCGGAAGGTAACCCAGTTCGAAGCCACGACCATGGTGACTTTACCAAAGGAGAAAATCAAGCTGAAGTTCGTGGAGAGGGAAGGCTGGCAGCAGCGTCAATACAGTGCTTAA
- the LOC106133195 gene encoding cytochrome P450 6B1-like, with translation MIAIFLTIVLLVYYLYHLSIKNLDYWEKRNVPNIKPSPLVGNYAPYILLKQCSGELVQQLCNHYPFAPYIGVFFGTNPTLIIQDPAMIKLVLSKDFYYFSGRENSEYSNMDPFLGSLFFATGDTWKVLRQHFGPIFSSNINTMFETFKQSAVSFEKMLHEEINSDSVEVRSCLLRFLLNGTGNCMLGIDINSLDKDWRNNPFVRLFDIMFETTNGRGMRNIGRSVYPKYFYPMGLRNLPDVVPKFYQNYLQNMFDANSSVKKCSFTDLLRKMNKDRILVGDSFDNLKGGNNKAIIKVSDQLILAQCMVLSSTGLESVSATLSFVLYEIAKHSDVQDKVVQEINEFLNNHDNKLNIECLTELPYLKACIEETMRLYPIVGILKREVTHPYSLPCGAVLDKGVRIHIPAYHIHHSPRYFPGPEEFKPERFLAENRKRIVPYTYFAFGEGPRNCIGIRFAKMQMILALMTILKRYRMELPDDMPKKLEFTAASVVTQPSKKITLKFVQREGWQQRVFAVS, from the exons ATGATTGCAATATTCCTAACAATAGTTCTTCTTGTTTATTATCTATATCATTTGTCGATaaaaaatttagattattGGGAAAAGAGAAATGTTCCTAACATAAAACCCTCGCCTTTGGTCGGAAATTATGCCCCGTACATTTTGTTAAAACAGTGTTCAGGAGAATTAGTTCAACAGCTATGCAATCACTATCCATTCGCTCCATACATTGGTGTTTTCTTTGGGACAAACCCGACACTTATTATCCAAGATCCAGCTATGATCAAGTTGGTTTTAAGTAAAGACTTCTATTACTTTAGCGGCCGAGAAAATAGTGAATACTCTAACATGGATCCCTTCCTCGGAAGCTTATTTTTCGCTACCGGAGACACGTGGAAAGTGTTGAGACAACATTTCGGCCCCATATTTTCTTCTAACATCAATACTATGTTTGAAACCTTCAAACAGAGCGCTGTTTCATTTGAGAAAATGCTacatgaagaaataaatagtgacagtgttGAAGTAAGAAGTTGTTTATTacgctttttattaaatggcACAGGCAACTGTATGCTTGGCATAGACATCAACTCTTTAGACAAAGACTGGCGGAATAATccgtttgttcgtttgtttgatATTATGTTTGAAACTACAAATGGAAGAGGCATGAGAAACATTGGCCGGTCTGTATATCCCAAATATTTCTATCCAATGGGCCTAAGAAATCTACCAGACGTTGTGCCAAAATTCTATCAAAACTACCTGCAGAATATGTTTGATGCCAATAGTTCAGTGAAGAAGTGTAGTTTTACAGATTTGCttagaaaaatgaataagGACAGAATATTAGTTGGAGATTCATTTGATAACTTAAAAGGAGGTAATAACAAAGCGATTATAAAAGTGAGCGATCAATTGATACTTGCACAATGTATGGTATTATCAAGCACCGGTTTAGAAAGTGTATCAGCAAcactttcttttgttttatacgAAATTGCAAAGCACTCAGATGTACAAGATAAAGTTgtacaagaaataaatgagtttttaaataatcatgacaataaactaaatatagaATGTCTTACAGAACTGCCTTATTTGAAAGCTTGTATTGAAGAAACTATGAGATTGTACCCTATTGTTGGTATCTTAAAACGTGAGGTGACCCATCCTTACAGTCTCCCGTGTGGTGCTGTTCTAGACAAAGGAGTACGCATACATATCCCTGCATATCATATACATCACAGTCCTCGCTATTTTCCTGGTCCAGAAGAATTCAAACCGGAACGATTTCTGGCTGAGAACAGAAAAAGGATCGTTCCATACACTTATTTCGCATTTGGAGAAGGTCCCCGGAACTGTATAG GAATTCGTTTCGCGAAGATGCAGATGATTCTGGCATTGATGACGATCTTGAAGCGATATCGCATGGAGTTGCCCGATGACATGCCTAAGAAGTTGGAGTTCACAGCAGCATCCGTGGTCACGCAGCCCAGCAAAAAGATAACCCTGAAATTTGTCCAGAGGGAAGGGTGGCAACAACGCGTATTCGCAGTCTCATAA